A stretch of the Gossypium hirsutum isolate 1008001.06 chromosome D07, Gossypium_hirsutum_v2.1, whole genome shotgun sequence genome encodes the following:
- the LOC107956199 gene encoding uncharacterized protein, translating to MSARGTCSCGIHGRGRGRKGTRVESSSLGSMPNLDTSETLVSPATETGGVTGVSATMVEYWLEATERIINDIDCTPKHKLKGVVSLLRDEGKYVGASYVDARRREFMNLRQVDRLVAEYEAEFLRLSRDARGMVESEYEKCVRFENGLRDNQRVLITPQREREFAILVDKEKIVEEVKRVER from the exons ATGAGCGCTCGTGGAACTTGCAGTTGTGGTATCCATGGGCGCGGCAGAGGCCGCAAAGGGACTCGAGTTGAGTCTTCCTCTTTAGGCAGTATGCCAAACTTAGACACGAGTGAGACACTGGTTtcacctgctactgagactgg gggtgtcactggagtcaGCGCTACTATGgtcgagtattggttggaggctacTGAGAGGATCATAAATGACATCGACTGTACTCCTAAGCATAAACTGAAGGGTGTAGTCTCTTTGCTTCGCgacgag GGAAAGTATGTGGGTGCGAGCTATGTAGATGCTCGTaggcgtgagttcatgaatctcaggCAAGTTGATAGattagtggccgagtatgaggctgagtttttgAGGTTGAGCCGCGACGCTCGAGGCATGGTGGAGTCTGAGTATGAGAAGTGCGTCCGTTTTGAGAATGGCTTGAGGGATAATCAGAGGGTATTGATtactccacagagggagcgagagttTGCAATTCTAGTGGATAAGGAAAAGATCGTTGAAGAGGTTAAGCGCGTGGAGCGCTAA